Genomic window (Prionailurus bengalensis isolate Pbe53 chromosome E3, Fcat_Pben_1.1_paternal_pri, whole genome shotgun sequence):
tcgagccccgcgtcgggctctgggctgacagctcggagccttggaacctgcttcggattctgtgtctccctctctctctgcccttcccctgctagtgctctctctcctttaaaaaaataaaaacatttaaaaatttttttatgtttatttttgataaatagagacagagcacaagagggggaggggcagagagagagggagacacagaatccgaagcaggttccaaggctccgagctgtcagcccagagcccgacgcggggctcgaactcacaaactgtgagatcgtgacctgagccgaagtcaaacactcaaccgactgagccacccaggcgcccccaaaataaaaaaaatttttttaaaaagaaattatttcaaaataaagtgtatttatttatttttaaagccatcttcgtacccaacgtgaggctcggaCTTAccacctggagatcaagagtcgggtgctctcatgactgagccagccaggtaggTGCCCCTCCAAATaaagtttaccaaaaaaaaaaaaaaaaaagagacaacttTCAAGCCTAGGCTTGGCCAATAACTTAGCCTTTGAAAGCCcgtgttatttgttttctggggttttcCATTGGTAAGTCCTACCTTTGTGGGTTGGTGTGGAGGCAGGGACAGGTCATAGAGGAGTATGTGAATGTGTCTCCAGGGGACTGTCCCCAAGCTTGCAAACCCGTTAGAGTACATGGGGCACCGTGTAACAAGCGGGGAGACAGATGTGTGTGCAAATATACCCCTCCACGATCtacacctctctctctgtttctctgttgaCTGATTTAACCTTCGGCGTTAACGCCTCAACGCCGGCGGGGGTCGGGCGCGTTGGTAAACGAGTGAAACCCGCCAGGCGTTAAGAGAAGGGGACCGCCagagaaatacaagaaaacaGTATTGATTTTTTACTGGACTATGGGTGAAGCATAAAATGTCATACAAACAGGGATACGGCAAGTTCCATTTCCGAGTCAAAGTGGGGGAAAAACAGGAAACGGCGACCTTTCATAACTCCGTTCTCACCTCACGATCCCCTGGGCTGAGGGGATTTCAGGCTCGCGCGGCCGGGGACGCGTTCAAAGTCACGTCGCGATGTGGAGCACGGAATCCCACTGCGGGCCCTTCAGCTGGGAGCAGTATTTGGTTTTGCTCAGTTTCATGATGGAAAAGAGCTGTTCGCAGATGTAGGTGCTCCCGAACATGGACAGAATCTTGGCGCAGTGGACCCTGTACTTGGGGTAGGTGCTCCACAGGTACTTGCAGAACTCTGGGACCCCGACCTTGTCGTATTTCGTCTTGAGCACCGTGTTGCACTGCAGGTCAATGACCTCCATCTGGAGCGCTTCGTGCACGCTCTCGATCTTCACCGAGAAAGGGGAGCTGAACAGGGCCAGTTCGCTTTCGTAGAGTTTGAAGTCGGACAACCTTTTCTGGAATTCAGTCTTTAGTTCCACGATCTTGGGAATGTAGTTCAGGCCGTCGCTCTCGTTTCTGGAAACCGACCTCAGCGTGGGGAAGTGGGCCAGGTTGTTCCTCGCCAGGTGAGTTTCCCAAAGGCACAGTTTGGCGAGGAACGCCCGGATCAAGTCATACATCTGCGTCACGACCTGCGAGTGCCCCTGCAGGGACATGTTCAGGGTGTTCAGATGCGTGGTCATATCGACCAAGAAGGCCAAGTCTCGGATCCAGTCCTGAGAGCTCAGCTGAGGTAGGGGCTTCCCTCTGGATGACATGAAGTGATCGATTTCCTCCAGCGACTCGAAGAACCTCTTGAGCACCAGCCCGCGGCTGAGCCACTTAATCTCGGTGTAATACAGCAGGCTGCCGTACTGGCTCTCTAGTTCATACAGCAAAGTCGTGAACTCGCTGTGGTTCAGGCCACGGGAGCAGATCCAGTGCACGGAGCTCACCACCACGCTCATCACGTGGTCCATCTTCAGCTTTTGCGCACAGAGGGACTCCGGGTGGATGATGCAGCACACAGACTTCAGGTCCGAGTCCTTGCAAACCGTTGCCACCTTGGACTTGAGTTTTGTGACCAGTCCGTCGTTCACGTCTACCATCGCGGGGGTGCCGGTCGAGGCCACGCTTACCAGTTTTGACCAGTCGATGTGAAACTTCTTAAGACTTCTCTCGACCCGCAGAAACATCTCGTGGCCGGATTTTGTACCCGTCATGGGCACCGTATCCAAAAGCTCCTCCGACGCGTCGAAATTCTCGTCCACGCCACGGATGAATATGGCCAGCTGGGTGGTGTTGTTTATGTCCGTGATCTCGTCGATTGCAATGGAGTAAGCCACAAACGACTTGATTTTTTCACGTAACTTCTCCCATAATTTCCCAGCCACGTCTTCTACGGGCTGCGCGGCAGCGTTTTCGTCGGGACTCGCGTTCGCAAACACCTGTTTCTGCTCGGGACCCGCGATTTCTGAGGACCCCAGGAGGTACTTCCTGAGTCCTTTCTTCAGCTCGTGGAGCTTCTCATCACGCAGCTTCTCCGTGTACTGGTCGTAGTGCTTACTGTGGTTCGTCTGATAGTGACGTCGGAGGTTGTATTCTTTGGACACCGACATGCTCTGTTTGCATATTAAACACGTAGGAATGTTCTGCACTTCCACGAAGAAATACGCTCTCTCCCACTTTTCTTGAAATACGCGGCCCTCCTGGtctatctttctctttcccacttttGATAGAGACACGGAGACAAGAAATAGTTCACTTTTTCTCTTTACGAAAAATGATTGCAAAAGCATGATGATAAATGTCAGGGGTAAagtggctgggggatgggcatggTTAACCCACCCCTGCCGAGAGGGACGGCCAGACCCTCCGCTCCAGCGAATTGCCGCTGGAGGGAACGTGGGCCCACGGTGGCCAGATCTTCAGATTTCTAAAGAAAccttggaggggctcctgggtggctcagtcggttgagcttccgactttggctcaggtcatgatctcaaggtccgtgagctcgagccccgtgttgggctctgtactgactgctcagagcctggagcctgcttcagattctgtgtctccctctctctctgaccctcccccgttcatgctctgtctctatttcaaaaataaataaacattaaaaaaaattaaaaaaaaaaaaacggggcgcctgggtggctcagtcaagtgaccaacttcggctcaggtcatgatcttgcagtttgtgagttcgagcctcgcgtcgggctctgtgctgatggcccggagcctggagcctgccttgggttctgtgtctccctctctctgccccttccccgctcatgctctgtctctgtctttcaaaaatgaataaacgtttaaaaaataaataaataaataaactttgtaaattgactttttttttttaaatttctaagtaAACTACACCAcaggtgaggctcgaactcacgaccccaagagtAAGTCACGTGCTccatccactgagccagccaggtgccccccacccccagaaataGACTTTTATGAAAAagtctgtggctttctttttccttttctttttttttttcggcAAAAGTCCCCGGCTTTTCAATGTTGGCCGCATGTTCCCATTTTTAAaaggtccaggggcgcctgggtggcttacgcagtaagcgtctgacctcggctcaggtcatgatctcatggttcatgggttcaagccccaagttgggcttgggctctatgctgacagctcacagcctggagcctgcttcggattctgtgtctccctctctctctgcccctcccccctcacactctgtctctctgtctctcataaataaataaactttttaaaaaagttaaaaaaaaaaggtacacgAGCCAAAAGAAAGGCATCTTTTGTAAAGTTCAGCAAGGACCTATGTTTGCCACATCTGGTTTAAGCAAGAAGGATCTGGCAgtatgtttgcattttaatgcctatttttttcatttgggtcTCCAGAGAACTTTGAAATAACAGAGACATGGATGGCCACAGAAGGCGCGTGATTTACCTGCTGtgagtcacaaaagaccatggTCATAGATAGCCACGGGACCGCACAGAACTTACTtgtttgaaatttaaagaaatctgGCCACGATGCAGGTGAGCTCTACTTGGGAGAAAACACAGGCCTAAAAATtcactttaagaaaatgaaggcagagacagaaagaaagtcaATTCGgcggttgcctggggctgggggcgggaaCGGGAAATGACGGGACGTGGGTAGAAGGAATGTTTTGGGGGTGACAGGAATGTCCTAATGTTAGATtgtggtgacggttgcacaactctgtaaatttactaaaaatcactgacGTGTGCACACTGCACACGAGCGAGTTTTACGGCACGTAAACCATGCCCCCGTAAACCTGGGTacaaaaacataccaaaaaaaaaaaaaaaaattcgtttGGCAACAAGGTGAGTTTAGGAATAACAGTCGGGCGTTTGTCAAGagtgttttcattgttttcaaactGTAAACGAGGAGGCTCCCTCGTGACTCGCACTCTTGAGAACAGCTCGCCACCTGCTTTACTCACCCTCCAGGGTGTTAAGTTGCGTGCAAGGACTCCACGGGAGATATTTGCCACACACGGTGGCTGGGGCATTGCTCTGTCAGAACAGGTTGAGGGGGCCCTGGGAGCCCCTGTCTGTGCCAGGCGGTACCCCTTTCGGGTCTGAACTGTGGGGAGATCTGGGTGGGGGGTCACGGGGCGGGTGGAGCTGTGGTGGCCAGGCAGGCCCTATTTACCGGCTAGGATGGGCTAGTTCGGCATCGACCTACCAGCCCCTGGAGGGCTCCCGGATGAGGGCGCACCAGTGAGCCGCACCAAACCATCGCGGGAGAAGAAATGCCTGGCTGAGCAGCAGAATTAAAGGACCTGATCgccagtggggaaaaaagaaactgcatcTAGAGAGCACCACGCTTTGCTCTAAGGCTCAAGTCTCAAGAACCAAGGAGTGCCCGCCGAGACGCGTCGCACCGCACGCTGGGTGCCGGAACGCCCTGCTCGCCACCCGGGATACTCACCGTTGCTAAGCTCGAGGCCCGGAAGCGGtctgaagagaaagagacatggTGAATGCAACAGAGGTCATCCGTCCCCTCTTGCCCGGTCAGTTCTGGTTGACGGGCTTCGGCGAGCATCAACACTACGCTAGGTGCAGTGGGGGAGGCCGCCGCCGTCACCAGGGACATGGACACACGGCTCCCAGGAGCAGAGTACGGTAAACTCAGTGGGGGAGGCGGCTTGGCGCAGAAGCTTGGCTTCAGGGACCCACCGCCCACCTCCtggggtaaaaagaaaaaggcccaCCTTGTGCACACGGCGAGCCGCACGTTGGTTCTCGTGGCCAAGCAGGGAGCTCTCACTCACCTGATGACTGTGAACTTGATAAATTCCGCAGCGTCCAAGATCCTTCTCATGGAGCTGATTTCCAGGTAACCGGGGGCTTTGAAGACCACCCCCGGGGGCATGCCATCGATGACCACACAGCCGGGGTTGAACGTGATTTTCCTGTAGGGAACTTTCACGGGGAAATCTACCCCAATTGCTTCCCCTGGGATGAGACAGACAACGAAAGGCCTACTTGAGTGGGTCACTTACTTTTGCCCAGACCGTGGGGTTACTGCCAAGAGGTTAAAATCCTTCTCGCCAAGTGACCAACACGGGCGATCAGCCATTACTACTTCTCGAATAATCTTACTGACTGGGAAACTGGCAACAGGCCGTAAAGCAGATCCGGTTCCTCTCTCCGTTAAAGAGACACAATCATAGCATCCACCCGAAAGAGGGTAAAGGTTTGTGAAGGGTACGTGATTAATCACAGGTGAGTGCTAAAAGCAATGTTCAGCCACGGTAAGAACTAAGGAAATCAAAAATAGCTATTATCATCGTAACTCGTGTGTGCGTGTAAAAgctctttgggaaaaaatacaCACGCATCTTGATCATAACCCCTTCGTAGAAAGAtcaatttctttttggaaaaatattggggcgcctgggtggttcagtcggttgagcgtccaacttcgcctcaggtcatgatctcgtggcttgtgagttggagcgccccgcgttgggctctgcgcggacagctcagagcctggagcctgcttcagattctgtgcctccctctctctctgccctccgccaaccactatctctctctctctctcaaaaataaacattaaaaaaaattttttttaattttattaaaaaattttttttaataatctctacaccccacatggggctcaaactcatgaccctcagatcaagagtcacacgctcttatgactgagccagctaggtaccCCCAGAAAGATCAATTTCTTGGATAAAgtattcaattaaaaagaaatacttcaaaatacacattttggaTACGTAACAATATAAAAACTTACCAAATTTTCGACTAAAGAGGTCATTGACTTGTTCTCTTagttgttttatcttttcaatgCTGGATAATCGGTCCTTCTcattatctaaaaataattaGACAATCAAGCAAACAAGGGTTACTGATGTATTTATTCACCCCCATGAAAGCTGTTGGAGGACGTGCCTGATGGCACATGATAAAAAACACTTTACCTGGCTTATCATTCAACTTAGTTTTAgcaataattaaacattttggaAATGCTACAGATGATAGAGAATTTGCCAAATTATAACTCCATGTAAACACACTCCATACTACTTTAGGTTCAGAACATTTTCAACATCGtgcaagacagggatgtccactttcacctcTACTCTTCAACATTAGCAATCCTAGCCAATGCAATATGACAAGTAAAAGGAAGAAGATGTAGTAGGATTAGAAAGAAATTACATGGTTCAAAATTCATGAGACACAGAATAGTGTACAATGAAACatctctctcccatccctctcttcagtctgtttctttccttggAGAAACTAGGTTATTCGATTCTTTTGCATCTCTCCAGATAGACCTTACATATATGTATTCAGAAGAGATTGCTTGGCAGGCAGCAGATAAATTTCACCTCTATGGCCAATTCCAATTTAACGGTAGCTGGTGGTTGGAGTTGCCTGCCCTGGCGGGTATTTTCCAGGTAATTCCAGGGCATGGCTGTGAAAAGAAACAGATCTGATGATGTCTGATATGAGCGAGATATGCAGTGTGTGACAATCTGTAGCGTATTTTTAATTCCTGAATTGTCATTGCTTAGCTGACAGGGTgaagcaaaatataataaataaataaatcaatagataAGTACCAGCTCTGAGGGACTAACCCATGTCACAAAATggttaaaacagaacaaaaggagggtgcctgagtggttcagtcagttaagcatctgacttgggctcaggtcatgatctcgtagcttgcgggtttgagcccctgcgtcggactctgtgctgacagctcagagcctggagcctgctttggattctgtgtctccctctctctctgccccttccccgctcatgctgtgtctctgtctctcaaaaacaaaacaaaacaaaatttaaaaaaatagaacaaaaggaaacatagaaaataaataatgataaagccAGATAAGCTTCCATACCTGGAATTGTCACCTGAACGATGTTAAGATCTTCAACACCCACCGCGGAACGTGTGATACCCGAGGCAGTTGTCCTTCCTAAAAgtagaaactgaaatttagaaCTCGAAGAAAATTAGGTCAATTCTCCTCTAAAAATGCCAAGGTGCTACTTCGGTCAGAAGCACAGATTCGATTTTTAAAGCTCTGGAGAACAATTAGCTGCAGGATAACAAGGCGCCACAGCATAACTGATAGTTGGGTCTCTGCAGTTCAGTGTCAAGGTCACAGGGGAAAGAGCCTAACTTTTTATTTAGTTCATAGCCTCTAATGCATCAGTTGGTATAATTTGACTTCAAAGGGATGTTTAAACgtgtattttctttgttgttactCAGTttaaaggagggggagagggaggggaaatagAACATAAATGGCCAAGAGGACATTTAAGAAGCACACGTCCTCTGAAAAATGATTTAACAGGCAGTCAAGGAAAGGCTCAGAcagggttaaaaaacaaaagcagagtgGACATTATCACGTTTTCTGGTCAAAGGACAAACACAAGTGAAGTTACATGTGGGAAATGTAAAGGAACTTTCTAGTCCCTTGAGAACTTAAAGCTCGATCCATGTGTTCTGCGAACGATCCATCATCTGGCGTCTggctttctgcttttttttttttaattttaatttttttactgttattttttgagagagagagagagagagcaagctggggaggaagagagacagggagacacagaatccgaaatccaaaccaggctccaggctctgagctgtcagcatagagcccaatgcggggcttgaactcacgaaccgtgagatggtgacctgagctgaagtcagacgctcaaccaactgagccaccaggcgccccactgttttCTGCATCTAAAGAGCAAGACCTCAAAGGGACACGAGCCACATTGTCAACAAAAGCCATTAGGTTGTCCTGCAGTGTTCCGGGGCTGCTTCAAACACAGAATTTGGGGAGGAAATGTGGCAAAGTTTGCAAGTCTTGACCCCAAAATGACTCATTTTTCTGGTAAATCTAGTAGGTCCTGGAAAGCCCGATCCTTAACAACCTGGTTGAACATTAAGAGTTTACTGAAACTACTGTCAGTTTCCATCATCAACTTGAAGTAAGAAAAAccttcccagggcgcctgggtggcttagtcagttgagcggctgagtcttgatttcagctcaggtcgtgatcccggggttgtgggatcgagccctgcgtcgggctccatgctgaatgtggagcctgcttgggattctctctctctctttctctctctctctgtctccctccccccgccccccacctccacctcccccctcctccccaccgcctctcaaattaaaaagcaaacacacaaacaaaaaatctttcaGGGCACTTTACGCCGTCGAGCCTCCAAAAAGCCCAGAACTAATTTGGGTCACCAGACTCAATTAAGAAACAGTGTCAGAAGATAAGGCATTATGATCTGATAAAGTACTAATGTTTTATCCTTAAACCTGACTcctccaagggcacctggctggctgtcagAGGAGgggtgtgattcttgatcttggggtcatgggtttgagccccatgctgggtgtggagattacttaaaaaacccaaataaacttaaaaataaagataaaactgaCTCTTCAACGTGTAAAATCTGTCATAAAACATACCAAGCACGATTTGCAAACTAATCAAAATCCGATTGTAATTAATGCATAAATTGGCAGTTAACCCATTTTGATGGCCCCgcacatttcaaataaatggatgGTATTTTCATGAATGGGTGTAAACCTTAACTCTCCTAAAACTATCTCTGTACATAAACGAGTCTTTCTTAGTTACTGCTCAACTGTAAGTTAGTTTAAAGGTGctcacccaggggcgcctgggtggctcggtcggttaagtgtccaacttcagctcaggtcatgatctcatggttcagttcgtgggttcgagccctgtgttgggctctgtgctgacagcttggagcctggagcctgcttcagagtctgtgtcttcctctctctctgcccctcccctgctcgctctttctctctccctcaaaaataaacattgaaaagaaataaaaattaaaaaagctatttctttaaaaaaaatctctatacccaatgtggggctcaaactcatgaacctgagatcaagagttacacgctctttcaactgagccagccaggctcccccgtttcctttttcttcttcttatttttttaaaatttatttttatttatttttattaattttttttaacatttatttatttttgggacagagagaaacagagcatgaacgggggaggggcagagagagagggagacacagaatcggaagcaggctccaggctccgagccatcagcccagagcccgacatggggcttgaactcacggaccacgagatcgtgacctgagctgaagtcggacactcaaccaactgagccacccaggcaaccccccccccccgtttccttTTTCAATTGAAGGAGATGTGACATACAACGTCGCAATAGCTTCAGGGGTATGACATAGTGAGTTGACATGTTccgctatatatttttttaaatgtttgagagagaaagggagagagggagagagacaacgAGCGGGGaagaggcggagagagaatcccaagcaggctccatactgacagcacagagcccaatatggggcttgaactcatgagccatgagatcatgacctgagttgaaatcaagagccagatgcttaaccactgagccacccaggcatccctgttatATTCTTAGAAGTACTGTGAGGcaacaacccaaacatccatcaatggAAGAACAGATAAAccatgattgaaaaaaaatttgcttttaatgtttatttttgagacagagagaggcagagcatgagcgggggaggggcagagagaagggagacacagaatccgaagcaggctccgggctcagagctgtcagcacagagcctgatgcggggcttgaacccatggaccatgagatcatgacatgagctgaagttggatgctcaaccaacggagccacccagcccTGAACTTTGGagattttaagtgaaagaagccaggcccCAAGGGTCACACATTGTACAGTCCCACTGGTAGGAACTATGTAGAACAAGtaaatccagagacagagagtagactGGTGGATGACCGTGAcggggggaaggagagaatggggggggatggtaatgggtacagggtttccttcTGGGGAGACAGAGATGTTCTGGAACGCGATAGAGGTGGTGGTTGCCCAACACCATGAATGTACTACATGCTACGGAATCATTTATtctaaaatggttaattttatgtgatgtgagtttcaccacaataaaaagcatttaaggTAATTTAAGGGTTTCCTTTCATGGGGTTTTAAGGGGAAAAAGCCCCACACCGTATGGCTCAGAATGAGAGGTACCGGAGGCCTTACGATGGCTCTGAAATTGGGCAATGTAAATATCACGTTTAAACCCACTGAGGCCCCCCTGACTTCAGGTGTGAGTGAATCCGCACACATCTACCCGTCTAAGGGAAAATCCATCTACCCCTGCTGGCTGGGGGGTCAGGGACATCGTCCCCAGACAGGAAAGCACCTCCTCCGAGTCTAATTATCCTGACGGCATCGCCACATAATTCCCAATAAAGCTTTCAGGGTTAACACCCTGCAGAGAAGTGGTCCCTTCACACAGAACCCATCAGGACCTGACTTTTCCCCCTAATACTTAACGAATCTATGCTTCCGGTGGAGCGGGGCGGGGGAACggtaaaggcaaaaggaagaaaagtaaaatcacGTTAATTCTAATACTGGTGGCCgtggcttcttttttctttctttttgtattttcgcctaagttttctctttctatatgAAATTTCTTTCTAAACAAAATTGAGATCCTACTGTAAATTATGACTCGAGTgtccctctgttttgtttctaacttGTCTTGAGCCAGACAGCTGACTTTCACGGAACGCCCATGAGCATTTTCCCCAGCGGATGGCCACGACCCTTTCGCTAACTGCTGGGCACTTACGCCACACCTGCTTTTTCTCTGTTATAAACagtgatgaggggtgcctgggtggctcagctggttaaggggcccgatttcagctcaggtcgtgatctcacagttcatgagatcgagccccgcgttgggcttcgagctgacagcacggagcctgcttgggattctctaaccccgtctctttctgcccttcccccgctcatgcacgcacactctctctcaaaataaaataaataaacttaaaaaaaaaaatagtgatgagAGGGATTTTCCCCCTAAAACAATGAACTCGATGACACCATTTTTAGAATTCAAATATATGAAGTACAAATGGAAGAATCAAGTCCAGATGGGAACATTCATATACTCTCAAAATTCCCCTAATCGCGGCAAAATCAATCCAGACCGTGTGGTGTTTCATGAGAAGTAATATTATCTCTAAATTAAAAAGGACTCCCTTTTTGATAATGTAAAGAATTTGATAACGTAAGCAATTTGATAAtgtaaagaaatacaaggcatccaaattggtaaggaagaaataaagctctcgctatttgcagatgacatgatactatatatagaaaatcccacagactccaccaaaaaactaccagAATGGATGAAGGAATTCACTAAGGTTGCgggatacaaaaccaatatacagaaacctgttgcatttctgtgcattaataatggagcagcagaaagtgaaattaagaaaacaatttcacttacaactgcaccaaaaacaataaaatgtctaggaataaacttaactataGAAGtgaaaagacctgtactctgaaa
Coding sequences:
- the LOC122471367 gene encoding general transcription factor II-I repeat domain-containing protein 2B isoform X1, which codes for MAQVAVSALPMENEEASESRMVVTFLVSALESMCKELAKSKAEVACIAMYETDVFVVGTEKGRAFVNARTDLQKDFAKYCIAEGVREARSPCPANGMQIDSGETEILRKAVEDYFCFCYGKALGTTAMVPVPYEKILRDPAAVVVEGLPEGVAFQHPENYGLTTLKWILENKAGISFIINRPFLGPANQLGGSLVVTDAKRSVTSPSESCGPISVKTEPMEDSGTALRATAVSVKKESEDPNYYPYNTQDSHHPSGSSDVIDMELSLEDSTLLVPSEACEDPEAEVKIEGRTTASGITRSAVGVEDLNIVQVTIPDNEKDRLSSIEKIKQLREQVNDLFSRKFGEAIGVDFPVKVPYRKITFNPGCVVIDGMPPGVVFKAPGYLEISSMRRILDAAEFIKFTVIRPLPGLELSNVGKRKIDQEGRVFQEKWERAYFFVEVQNIPTCLICKQSMSVSKEYNLRRHYQTNHSKHYDQYTEKLRDEKLHELKKGLRKYLLGSSEIAGPEQKQVFANASPDENAAAQPVEDVAGKLWEKLREKIKSFVAYSIAIDEITDINNTTQLAIFIRGVDENFDASEELLDTVPMTGTKSGHEMFLRVERSLKKFHIDWSKLVSVASTGTPAMVDVNDGLVTKLKSKVATVCKDSDLKSVCCIIHPESLCAQKLKMDHVMSVVVSSVHWICSRGLNHSEFTTLLYELESQYGSLLYYTEIKWLSRGLVLKRFFESLEEIDHFMSSRGKPLPQLSSQDWIRDLAFLVDMTTHLNTLNMSLQGHSQVVTQMYDLIRAFLAKLCLWETHLARNNLAHFPTLRSVSRNESDGLNYIPKIVELKTEFQKRLSDFKLYESELALFSSPFSVKIESVHEALQMEVIDLQCNTVLKTKYDKVGVPEFCKYLWSTYPKYRVHCAKILSMFGSTYICEQLFSIMKLSKTKYCSQLKGPQWDSVLHIAT
- the LOC122471367 gene encoding general transcription factor II-I repeat domain-containing protein 2B isoform X2, whose translation is MAQVAVSALPMENEEASESRMVVTFLVSALESMCKELAKSKAEVACIAMYETDVFVVGTEKGRAFVNARTDLQKDFAKYCIAEGVREARSPCPANGMQIDSGETEILRKAVEDYFCFCYGKALGTTAMVPVPYEKILRDPAAVVVEGLPEGVAFQHPENYGLTTLKWILENKAGISFIINRPFLGPANQLGGSLVVTDAKRSVTSPSESCGPISVKTEPMEDSGTALRATAVSVKKESEDPNYYPYNTQDSHHPSGSSDVIDMELSLEEACEDPEAEVKIEGRTTASGITRSAVGVEDLNIVQVTIPDNEKDRLSSIEKIKQLREQVNDLFSRKFGEAIGVDFPVKVPYRKITFNPGCVVIDGMPPGVVFKAPGYLEISSMRRILDAAEFIKFTVIRPLPGLELSNVGKRKIDQEGRVFQEKWERAYFFVEVQNIPTCLICKQSMSVSKEYNLRRHYQTNHSKHYDQYTEKLRDEKLHELKKGLRKYLLGSSEIAGPEQKQVFANASPDENAAAQPVEDVAGKLWEKLREKIKSFVAYSIAIDEITDINNTTQLAIFIRGVDENFDASEELLDTVPMTGTKSGHEMFLRVERSLKKFHIDWSKLVSVASTGTPAMVDVNDGLVTKLKSKVATVCKDSDLKSVCCIIHPESLCAQKLKMDHVMSVVVSSVHWICSRGLNHSEFTTLLYELESQYGSLLYYTEIKWLSRGLVLKRFFESLEEIDHFMSSRGKPLPQLSSQDWIRDLAFLVDMTTHLNTLNMSLQGHSQVVTQMYDLIRAFLAKLCLWETHLARNNLAHFPTLRSVSRNESDGLNYIPKIVELKTEFQKRLSDFKLYESELALFSSPFSVKIESVHEALQMEVIDLQCNTVLKTKYDKVGVPEFCKYLWSTYPKYRVHCAKILSMFGSTYICEQLFSIMKLSKTKYCSQLKGPQWDSVLHIAT